A genomic window from Chrysoperla carnea chromosome 3, inChrCarn1.1, whole genome shotgun sequence includes:
- the LOC123294552 gene encoding uncharacterized protein LOC123294552 isoform X1, translating into MELAIFPPRKQSKSRLCCAVNGCQSKTTKDLNLVFHSLPKRGAVIIHIKDELGNVEQVDKFEIWKNRLKLKRITSYQKVCSLHFTKSDYIFPDIHSQRRNLKKTAVPSCNLPRSFKATENVKNKRKFEKNNRKKIVKNTITSTNNSALKTVKNQVIEVDSERNKTASEQAETIFYKSGHMHFLVSETNFANTGIESCEILENDTKLSNHDAQYLFLIENEDIKMEPADTELTNENEQIKSDILDREFIIEQENLKCDEILHTEITIKEENIDIEPELSTKCTTAGENIKFDQEIHTEVIIKEEFFFPTV; encoded by the exons ATGGAACTTGCTATTTTTCCGCCTCGTAAACAGTCGAAAAGTAGACTTTGTTGTGCAGTAAATGGTTGTCAAAGTAAAACTACAAAAGATTTAAATCTTGTTTTTCATTCATTACCAAAGCGTGGTGCTGTCATAATTCACATTAAAGATGAATTGGGTAATGTTGAACAGGtagataaatttgaaatttggaaaaacagGCTGAAATTAAAGAGAATTACTTCATATCAAAAAGTATGTTCTTTACATTTTACGAAAAGTGATTATATTTTTCCgg atatacaTTCTCAAAGAAGGAATTTGAAAAAGACTGCAGTTCCATCATGTAATTTACCAAGAAGTTTTAAAGCAACCGAAAACGTcaaaaataaaaggaaatttgaaaaaaataatagaaaaaaaattgttaagaatACAATAACTTCTACAAATAATTCAGCTttgaaaactgtaaaaaatCAAGTTATTGAAGTAGATTCAGAAAGAAATAAAACAGCTAGTGAACAAgcagaaacaatattttataaatcaggCCACATGCATTTTTTAGTTTCAGAAACAAATTTTGCTAATACAGGAATTGAATCTtgtgaaattttagaaaatgataCTAAATTATCGAATCATGATGCGCAATATCTCTTTTTAATCGAAAATGAAGATATAAAAATGGAACCTGCGGATACagaattaacaaatgaaaatgaacaaataaaaagtgATATATTAGATAGAGAATTTATAATTGAACAAGAAAATCTAAAATGTGACGAAATTTTGCATACGgaaataacaattaaagaagaaaatatagATATTGAACCCGAATTATCTACAAAATGCACAACTGCAGGCGAAAACATAAAATTCGATCAAGAAATACACACAGAAGtaataattaaagaagaatttttttttcctacagTTTGA
- the LOC123294552 gene encoding uncharacterized protein LOC123294552 isoform X2: MVVCSLHFNKNDYFLPNIHSQRRNLKKTAVPSCNLPRSFKATENVKNKRKFEKNNRKKIVKNTITSTNNSALKTVKNQVIEVDSERNKTASEQAETIFYKSGHMHFLVSETNFANTGIESCEILENDTKLSNHDAQYLFLIENEDIKMEPADTELTNENEQIKSDILDREFIIEQENLKCDEILHTEITIKEENIDIEPELSTKCTTAGENIKFDQEIHTEVIIKEEFFFPTV, encoded by the exons ATGGTGGTCTGCTctttgcattttaataaaaatgattactttttaccaa atatacaTTCTCAAAGAAGGAATTTGAAAAAGACTGCAGTTCCATCATGTAATTTACCAAGAAGTTTTAAAGCAACCGAAAACGTcaaaaataaaaggaaatttgaaaaaaataatagaaaaaaaattgttaagaatACAATAACTTCTACAAATAATTCAGCTttgaaaactgtaaaaaatCAAGTTATTGAAGTAGATTCAGAAAGAAATAAAACAGCTAGTGAACAAgcagaaacaatattttataaatcaggCCACATGCATTTTTTAGTTTCAGAAACAAATTTTGCTAATACAGGAATTGAATCTtgtgaaattttagaaaatgataCTAAATTATCGAATCATGATGCGCAATATCTCTTTTTAATCGAAAATGAAGATATAAAAATGGAACCTGCGGATACagaattaacaaatgaaaatgaacaaataaaaagtgATATATTAGATAGAGAATTTATAATTGAACAAGAAAATCTAAAATGTGACGAAATTTTGCATACGgaaataacaattaaagaagaaaatatagATATTGAACCCGAATTATCTACAAAATGCACAACTGCAGGCGAAAACATAAAATTCGATCAAGAAATACACACAGAAGtaataattaaagaagaatttttttttcctacagTTTGA
- the LOC123296166 gene encoding pH-sensitive chloride channel 2-like, whose protein sequence is MLRINIVYTESIKIDPTKCPSVDNGDELTQAEFIARLTDDCRYDRLSRPTNVYPLHVYTQLYIYHLEAAAGHDLQFKVHMLVQFRYLDTRLAYSKKSPKRSQIIGESLLRDKIWVPHVFMTNEKDSYLMGSEAKDVLVRISPIGEVTFSTRISASLYCWMNLQKFPFDEQDCNIRFESWTYNTTDLKLHWEKDVPVSLGNQLHLTEFSLTRYWTNSSEVKATQMIHLHGAFVGNYSRITFTFHLKREIGFYLLDYFIPSMMIVAISWVTFWIQADNSAPRVTLGTSTLLSFITLASSQGKNLPRVSYIKASEIWFLGCTGFIFGSLVEFAFVNTIWRQKQNIELKKVNSKYILKSTLTPKLHRKELQKFGSNSSNLHKSHSCSSLQNEINNANNSYNNYLTVHNFPSRTNVPIITTQSVDDLVTDSNDSKDSIAIDIDNITGQATHTNPFAGWTTMTPQEIAQWIDKRSQLMFPCAFLVFNLLYWSFVYVL, encoded by the exons ATGCTCAG aattaatattgtttatactGAAAGTATTAAAAT AGATCCAACAAaatgtccgtctgtggacaatGGTGATGAATTAACACAAGCAGAATTCATAGCACGATTAACGGATGATTGTCGATATGATCGATTATCGCGTCCTACAAATGTATATCCATTACATGTTTATACACAActttatatttatcatttggAGGCAGCTGCTGGACATGATTTG cAATTTAAAGTACACATGCTTGTACAATTTCGTTATTTGGATACACGTTTGGCATACAGTAAGAAATCACCAAAACGTTCACAAATTATTGGTGAATCATTATTACGTGATAAAATATGGGTTCCACATGTATTTATGACAAATGAAAAAGATAGTTATTTAATGGGAAGTGAAGCGAAAGATGTATTGGTTCGTATTTCGCCAATTGGTGAAGTTACTTTCTCTACACGTATTAGTGCATCACTGTATTGTTGGATGAATTTACAAAAGTTTCCATTTGATGAACAAGAttgcaatattcgatttgaGAGCT gGACCTATAATACAACTGATTTGAAACTACATTGGGAAAAAGATGTTCCTGTTTCCTTAGGAAATCAATTACATTTAACTGAATTTTCATTAACACGATATTGGACGAATAGTTCAGAAGTAAAAGCAACGCAAATGATTCACCTTCATGGAGCTTTTG ttGGAAATTATAGCCGAATAACAtttacatttcatttaaaacgtgaaattggtttttatcTGTTGGATTATTTTATACCATCAATGATGATTGTCGCAATTTCGTGGGTTACTTTTTGGATTCAAGCTGATAATTCAGCACCACGTGTTACACTAG gAACAAGTACATTACTATCGTTTATAACATTGGCATCATCTCAGGGAAAAAATTTACCGAGGGTGTCTTATATCAAAGCAAGTGAAATATGGTTTTTAGGTTGTACAGGATTCATTTTTGGATCGTTAGTTGAATTTGCATTTGTGAATACTATATGGCGACAGAA ACAAaatatcgaattaaaaaaagtaaatagtaaatatatattaaaatcaacATTAACACCGAAATTACATCGgaaagaattacaaaaatttggtaGTAATTCAAGTAATTTACACAAATCACATTCATGTTCGAGtctacaaaatgaaataaataatgctAATAATAGTTACAACAATTATTTAACTGTTCAC AACTTTCCAAGTCGGACCAACGTACCAATAATAACGACACAAAGTGTTGATGATCTAGTTACTGATTCAAATGATTCCAAAGATTCAATTGCAATCGACATTGACAATATTACAGGTCAAGCTACGCACACAAATCCATTTGCTGGTTGGACAACAATGACACCACAAGAAATTGCTCAGTGGATTGACAAGCGGTCTCAATTAATGTTTCCTTGTGCATTTTTGGTATTTAATTTGTTGTACTGGTCATTTGTTTACGTACTTTAA